One genomic segment of Terriglobales bacterium includes these proteins:
- a CDS encoding TolC family protein translates to MVVLPCCSAQGQAPPNLTLPQAVARALEANPMRAAAVADRDAAASGVREARAELLPSVSFSEGFTRSTDPVFVFGTKLRQERFTAADFALAELNTPAPINNFSTRIWTEWSLFDSGGKLFKLARSKRLSEAADLRFERTEQEIAFRAVEAYLAVLEAEKQRQVAEQSLRTAEAVRDRSQARVAAGVAVESDLLSARVNLAERQHQLLLADNAAKLARAQLNSVLGEQMGTGFELAEVSDAAPPAVEPLEALEQQALAKRPDLRRIEAQLAAQAKSVSAAKSAFGPRVNLFAGWEAHNQELTSGGNTNWTGGVELQFDLFQGGAKAARLSRERAGAARLAALRQAAQDAVRLEVRRAYYDLDAARQHVEVMRAAMSEAGESLRITQNRYDAGLNTITDLLRVEETSRRTQSDYWGAVFRLRRAQAALELATGILGPHSPAVQP, encoded by the coding sequence ATGGTGGTTCTGCCCTGCTGCTCAGCGCAAGGGCAGGCGCCGCCGAATCTGACCCTGCCCCAAGCCGTGGCCAGGGCGCTGGAAGCCAATCCGATGCGTGCCGCCGCGGTCGCGGACCGCGATGCCGCCGCCAGCGGAGTGCGTGAGGCGCGTGCCGAGCTGCTGCCTTCCGTTTCCTTTTCGGAAGGATTCACACGCAGTACGGACCCGGTGTTCGTCTTCGGAACCAAGCTGCGGCAGGAGCGCTTCACCGCCGCCGATTTCGCGCTTGCCGAGTTGAACACGCCCGCGCCCATCAATAATTTCTCCACTCGCATCTGGACCGAGTGGAGCCTGTTCGATTCCGGAGGCAAGCTGTTCAAGCTGGCGCGCTCGAAGCGCCTGAGCGAGGCCGCCGACCTCCGGTTCGAGCGCACCGAGCAGGAGATCGCCTTCCGCGCGGTCGAGGCGTACCTGGCGGTGCTGGAAGCCGAAAAGCAGCGGCAGGTGGCGGAGCAGTCGCTGCGCACCGCTGAGGCCGTACGCGATCGCAGCCAGGCGCGGGTCGCGGCCGGTGTGGCCGTCGAGTCCGACCTGCTCAGTGCCCGCGTCAATCTAGCTGAACGGCAGCATCAGCTCCTGCTCGCGGACAACGCCGCCAAACTGGCGCGTGCGCAGTTGAATAGCGTTCTGGGGGAACAGATGGGTACAGGCTTCGAGCTGGCTGAAGTCTCGGACGCGGCGCCGCCCGCGGTTGAGCCTCTCGAGGCGTTGGAGCAGCAGGCGTTGGCGAAGCGGCCGGACCTGCGCCGGATCGAGGCGCAGCTGGCGGCCCAGGCGAAGAGCGTCTCTGCGGCCAAATCCGCGTTCGGGCCGCGGGTGAATCTGTTCGCCGGCTGGGAAGCGCACAACCAGGAGCTGACCAGCGGCGGCAACACCAACTGGACGGGCGGGGTCGAGCTGCAGTTCGACCTGTTCCAGGGCGGGGCCAAGGCGGCGCGCCTCTCCCGCGAGCGGGCTGGCGCGGCGCGCCTGGCAGCGTTGCGGCAGGCCGCGCAGGATGCGGTGCGGCTCGAGGTCCGCCGCGCCTACTACGACCTCGACGCGGCACGCCAGCACGTGGAGGTGATGCGCGCCGCGATGTCGGAAGCGGGTGAGAGCCTGCGCATCACGCAGAACCGCTATGACGCCGGGCTCAACACCATCACCGACCTGCTGCGGGTCGAGGAAACCTCGCGCCGCACGCAAAGCGACTACTGGGGCGCAGTGTTCCGGCTGCGGAGGGCACAGGCTGCGCTGGAACTGGCCACAGGCATTCTGGGTCCCCATTCTCCGGCGGTGCAACCATGA
- a CDS encoding efflux RND transporter periplasmic adaptor subunit yields MSSFLIMLAFVLSGCSEKKAEPAAAAETVRGVRVVAVTAEPAPDFAEVTGTVRAAQTAIVSSETMGILRHVAAREGERVRRGQVLALIDDSAPQAALHRAQAGVRAAEQQAAAAEADYNLASATLRRYQDLREKKSVSPQEFDEIQARHDAAAAQREMAQAGRVQAQAELAQAQTAFGHTRVRAPFDGLVAEKRADPGTLATPGMPLFVVEDTSSFRAEAPADEQDLQYLAIGKSVPVFVEALGMEFTGRIAQVLPAADPASRSFLVKVQLPQDARLRSGLFARVRYARGERPMLRVPRSAVLERGQVRAVFLLDPDGIARLQFVTLGREQGERVEVLSGLKADDRIVADPGSRDLAGKRVEVAP; encoded by the coding sequence TTGTCCTCTTTTCTGATCATGCTTGCCTTCGTACTGTCGGGGTGCAGCGAGAAGAAAGCGGAACCGGCAGCGGCCGCCGAGACCGTGCGCGGCGTACGCGTGGTCGCCGTGACCGCGGAGCCCGCGCCGGATTTCGCAGAGGTCACCGGCACGGTTCGGGCAGCACAGACGGCGATTGTGTCCAGCGAGACCATGGGCATTCTGCGCCACGTGGCTGCCCGCGAGGGCGAACGCGTCCGGCGGGGGCAAGTGCTGGCGCTCATCGATGATTCCGCGCCTCAGGCCGCGCTGCACCGCGCGCAGGCTGGAGTGCGCGCCGCCGAGCAGCAGGCGGCTGCGGCAGAAGCCGACTACAACCTGGCCTCCGCGACTTTGCGGCGTTATCAGGACCTGCGGGAGAAGAAGTCGGTGAGCCCGCAGGAGTTCGACGAGATTCAAGCCCGCCACGACGCCGCCGCAGCGCAGCGCGAGATGGCGCAGGCCGGGCGCGTTCAGGCCCAGGCCGAGCTGGCGCAGGCACAGACCGCCTTCGGGCACACGCGGGTGCGCGCGCCGTTCGACGGTTTAGTGGCGGAGAAGCGCGCCGACCCGGGCACGCTCGCCACTCCCGGCATGCCCCTGTTCGTGGTCGAAGACACCAGCAGCTTCCGCGCCGAGGCTCCCGCGGATGAACAGGACCTGCAATACCTCGCCATCGGGAAGTCCGTTCCCGTGTTCGTGGAAGCGCTGGGCATGGAGTTCACCGGAAGAATCGCCCAGGTGCTGCCCGCGGCCGATCCGGCTAGCCGCAGCTTTCTGGTGAAAGTGCAGTTGCCGCAGGACGCGAGGCTGCGTTCCGGTCTGTTCGCGCGTGTGCGTTATGCACGCGGCGAACGACCCATGCTGCGGGTGCCGCGCTCCGCTGTGCTGGAGCGAGGGCAGGTTCGCGCGGTCTTCCTGCTCGACCCGGACGGCATTGCCCGCCTGCAGTTTGTGACCCTGGGCCGGGAACAGGGCGAGCGGGTCGAGGTGCTCTCCGGACTGAAGGCGGACGACCGTATCGTGGCCGATCCGGGCAGCCGTGACCTGGCCGGCAAGCGAGTCGAGGTGGCGCCGTGA